One segment of Anastrepha obliqua isolate idAnaObli1 chromosome 3, idAnaObli1_1.0, whole genome shotgun sequence DNA contains the following:
- the LOC129241945 gene encoding uncharacterized protein LOC129241945 produces MLPSIVIFLCVGLLPAVLCFDGLQGQSIKDAFGEFSLTDMISVQSQGIEYEEADDGFPSYKFFSTSDVKSSYRVLLPEKLYEFAILVKFLPNSPKGGYLFSVVNPLDTVVQLGLHLSPVIKNVWNVSLLYTQSDQNSISRKLVSYQLPYRGKEWTTLSFQVLGDKVLFYYDCELNKTTSVVREPQELVFDSASTLYLAQAGLILTGHFELAFHHWRFRTKEQSYLLIITAAPKKRTPTKAIQCEVTCQKILVFTLSASGVEREGDTEGGAPRF; encoded by the exons ATGTTACCCTCTATTGTGATATTTCTTTGCGTTGGACTATTACCGGCAGTTTTATGTTTTGATGGGTTGCAGGGTCAATCTATTAAGG ATGCCTTTGGCGAGTTCTCACTGACGGACATGATCAGCGTACAATCGCAAGGTATCGAATATGAGGAGGCGGATGATGGCTTTCCCTCGTATAAGTTTTTCTCCACATCAGATGTTAAATCATCATATCGAGTCTTACTGCCGGAAAAACTCTACGAATTTGCGATACTTGTCAAATTTCTTCCAAATAGTCCCAAAGGTGGATACCTCTTTAGTGTAGTCAATCCTCTGGACACTGTCGTACAATTGGGCTTACATCTATCGCCAGTGATTAAAAATGTGTGGAATGTTTCACTGCTCTACACCCAATCGGATCAAAATTCTATCAGTCGGAAATTAGTCAGCTATCAATTGCCTTACAGGGGCAAGGAGTGGACAACACTTTCTTTTCAGGTACTCGGCGACAAGGTGCTCTTCTACTACGATTGCGAATTGAATAAAACAACATCGGTGGTAAGAGAACCACAGGAGTTGGTCTTCGATTCTGCATCAACTTTATATTTAGCACAAGCAGGTCTCATACTCACCGGGCACTTCGAG CTAGCTTTTCACCACTGGCGCTTCCGCACGAAAGAACAAAGCTATTTACTCATAATAACAGCAGCGCCAAAGAAACGTACACCGACAAAAGCCATACAATGCGAAGTTACATGCCAGAAAATACTGGTTTTCACGTTGAGTGCGAGTGGGGTAGAAAGAGAGGGCGACACTGAGGGTGGTGCACCACGCTTCTAA